A portion of the Armatimonadota bacterium genome contains these proteins:
- a CDS encoding GAF domain-containing protein, whose amino-acid sequence MTSLLQRACLAGNEDEVCAEAAAHLVQVLGASGCDILYGTEGGGLVLRASTYAPDYIHRCRLGKGVGISGQAHLAGQPVLIRARAKQDPRFVDYPGLPSDQWNGAAAIPLGGEEPFGVAVLYKEDSWEFGPQELEKIVQQVEETGRVLDLYRRAFRLGARSTRMGALSEVSRNIASSPYLEEILQLLVNLTAQQFDYRVCTVRLLDEERQELVLRATQAQAKAYQRKRAIKFGESIAGRVIQEKRPIAVEDVQVEPDYIGHDLAVEQGLRSMICLPLLMQDRPLGVLTCYTGVVRQFSPEEISALETLAKQASIAIEHARLAVRSTLLQEMHHRVKNNLQQVASLLRLQMRHGEYKSLEQALNDMLGRILAIAAVHELLSRDDLDHVGLITLAENLLHHHRESLIAPDRQIQFQVRGDDVHLNTTQGTQVALILNELIQNAVEHGFQQTTSGEVHITVEEHDGEIRFWVSNNGDQLPEGFDLATAGHLGTQIVDNLARALGGKFKLSNVLGWAVAEVTFQRTGGE is encoded by the coding sequence ATGACCTCCCTGTTGCAGCGCGCGTGCCTGGCCGGAAACGAGGACGAAGTGTGCGCCGAGGCGGCCGCGCACCTCGTCCAGGTGCTCGGCGCGAGCGGCTGCGACATCCTTTATGGCACCGAGGGCGGCGGACTGGTCCTGCGTGCCAGCACCTATGCGCCCGACTACATCCATCGCTGCCGCCTGGGCAAGGGCGTGGGCATCAGCGGGCAAGCCCACCTCGCCGGACAGCCCGTGCTGATCCGCGCGCGGGCCAAGCAAGACCCCAGATTCGTGGACTATCCAGGCCTTCCCAGCGACCAGTGGAACGGTGCGGCGGCGATTCCGCTCGGCGGCGAGGAGCCGTTCGGCGTGGCGGTTCTCTATAAGGAGGACTCTTGGGAGTTCGGCCCCCAAGAGCTCGAAAAGATTGTCCAGCAGGTCGAGGAGACGGGCCGTGTGCTCGATCTCTATCGCCGGGCGTTTCGCCTCGGTGCCAGGTCGACCCGCATGGGCGCGCTCAGCGAGGTCTCGCGGAACATTGCTTCGAGCCCCTATCTGGAGGAGATTCTCCAACTCCTCGTAAACCTCACAGCACAGCAGTTCGATTACCGCGTGTGCACGGTCCGGCTTCTGGATGAGGAACGCCAAGAACTGGTGCTGCGCGCCACCCAAGCGCAGGCGAAGGCTTATCAGCGCAAGCGGGCGATCAAGTTCGGGGAGTCCATCGCGGGAAGGGTGATCCAGGAAAAGCGCCCCATCGCGGTGGAAGATGTGCAGGTCGAGCCGGACTACATCGGCCACGACCTGGCGGTCGAGCAGGGGCTGCGCTCGATGATCTGCCTGCCGCTGCTCATGCAGGACCGGCCGCTGGGAGTCTTGACCTGCTACACCGGCGTCGTGCGCCAGTTCAGCCCCGAGGAGATCAGCGCCCTGGAGACGCTCGCCAAGCAGGCCTCGATCGCCATCGAGCATGCCCGTTTGGCGGTGCGCAGCACCCTGCTCCAGGAGATGCACCACCGGGTGAAGAACAACCTGCAGCAAGTCGCCTCGCTGCTCCGGCTCCAGATGCGTCACGGCGAATACAAGTCGCTGGAACAGGCGCTGAACGACATGCTCGGCAGAATCCTGGCGATTGCGGCGGTCCACGAGCTTCTGAGCCGCGACGACCTCGACCATGTCGGGCTAATCACGCTCGCCGAGAACCTGCTTCACCACCACCGAGAGTCACTGATCGCGCCGGACCGGCAGATTCAGTTTCAGGTACGCGGCGACGATGTGCACTTGAACACCACCCAAGGCACGCAAGTGGCCTTGATCCTGAACGAACTGATCCAAAACGCCGTCGAGCACGGGTTCCAACAGACCACCTCAGGTGAGGTGCACATCACGGTCGAGGAGCACGACGGCGAGATTCGGTTCTGGGTCTCGAACAATGGCGATCAGCTCCCTGAGGGGTTCGACTTGGCGACGGCGGGACACCTGGGAACTCAGATCGTAGACAACCTGGCGCGGGCGCTGGGAGGGAAGTTCAAGCTCTCGAACGTGCTGGGCTGGGCGGTGGCCGAAGTGACGTTTCAGAGGACGGGTGGGGAGTAG
- a CDS encoding insulinase family protein, with protein MSSFKQYTLENGVRVLVEPVDYVRSASIGLWCQTGSRHEHDDEAGITHLIEHMLFKGTKTRTSKEIAEAIEGRGGHLNAFTDKENTCYYCRVLSDDVENGIDVLTDMMRNSLIEPEELEREKGVVLEEIKRGEDEPSDHVHDLHLQGRWGEHPLGKPVIGTPESVSSFKQANLNTYMDRRYRGGSILLSVAGNVDPESVCSWARAHLESIEPGDGKLECSRPAGEPGPNFVKKDVEAVHFCIGSDGVGLFDDELYTMAVMDAALGGSMSSRLFQEIREKRGLAYAVGSYSLTYSAGGAYTVYGGTGAQTWGQVQELVRTEFDKVMADGLEADELERTKRNICGSIVLALEGMSSRMMRMAKNELVYGRQIPVDETVAKVNAVTNEDVTTLARRVLDAANMSTTAIGPA; from the coding sequence ATGTCCTCCTTTAAGCAATACACCCTCGAAAACGGCGTGCGTGTGCTCGTCGAACCTGTCGACTACGTCCGCTCCGCCAGCATCGGCCTTTGGTGCCAGACCGGAAGCCGCCACGAGCACGACGACGAGGCCGGCATCACCCACCTCATCGAGCACATGCTCTTCAAAGGCACCAAGACCCGCACGTCCAAAGAGATCGCCGAGGCCATTGAGGGGCGAGGCGGGCACCTGAACGCCTTCACCGACAAGGAGAACACCTGCTACTACTGCCGCGTGCTCAGCGACGACGTGGAGAACGGCATCGACGTGCTGACCGACATGATGCGCAACTCGCTGATCGAACCTGAAGAGCTGGAGCGCGAGAAGGGCGTGGTCCTGGAGGAGATCAAGCGCGGCGAGGATGAGCCGAGCGACCACGTGCACGACCTGCACCTTCAGGGCCGCTGGGGCGAGCACCCGCTGGGTAAGCCGGTCATCGGCACGCCGGAGTCGGTTTCCAGCTTCAAACAGGCCAATCTGAACACCTATATGGACCGCCGGTACCGGGGCGGGAGCATCCTGCTATCCGTGGCGGGGAACGTGGATCCGGAATCGGTGTGCTCGTGGGCTCGGGCTCACTTGGAGAGCATCGAGCCGGGTGACGGCAAGCTGGAATGCTCCCGGCCCGCGGGCGAACCCGGCCCGAACTTCGTGAAAAAGGACGTCGAGGCGGTGCACTTCTGCATCGGTTCAGACGGCGTGGGTCTCTTCGACGATGAACTCTACACGATGGCGGTAATGGATGCGGCGCTCGGTGGCTCGATGAGCAGCCGGCTGTTCCAGGAGATTCGCGAAAAGCGAGGCCTGGCCTATGCGGTGGGCAGCTATTCGCTGACGTACTCGGCAGGTGGGGCGTACACGGTCTACGGCGGCACGGGCGCGCAGACCTGGGGCCAGGTGCAGGAGCTGGTGCGGACCGAGTTCGACAAGGTGATGGCGGACGGTCTGGAAGCGGATGAGCTGGAGCGGACCAAGCGCAACATCTGCGGGAGCATCGTGCTGGCGCTGGAGGGCATGAGCTCTCGCATGATGCGCATGGCCAAGAATGAGCTCGTCTACGGCCGCCAGATCCCGGTGGACGAAACGGTGGCGAAGGTCAATGCGGTGACGAACGAGGATGTGACGACGCTTGCCCGGCGGGTGCTGGATGCCGCGAACATGAGCACGACGGCCATTGGGCCCGCGTAG
- a CDS encoding 2-oxo acid dehydrogenase subunit E2 has product MTEVIMPKMGDGMEEGILLEWLKKEGDSVKSGEAIATIQTDKATLEMEADGSGVLAGILIKAGETVPVGEPLALLLKEGESVPAGWGTAEALPVAAPSEPASVAAVAAVTAGPTIPTPPVEIPEPRAVSSDRVKASPLARKIAEELGVDLSQISGSGPGGRVVEKDVRGATRLSVQPSLAPTPAQAPTPIAAAAEDRFVSLNKIRQITAQRTTQSKQTVPHFYVTVEVDCERMQSLREQFESDGAGKVSINDFVIKACAQALVEMPQVNATFQGDKILQFGAVNIGMAVALEDGLTVPVLHGAQNLSIRQISAKSKELAAKARENRLSMDEISGSTFSISNMGMLGVDNFAAIINVPNAAIVAVSSAKKLVVPVEAEGSDEVTLEVRLRMNVTGSFDHRVVDGAIGAKFMNVVRDYLQNPTRLLG; this is encoded by the coding sequence ATGACGGAAGTGATCATGCCCAAGATGGGTGACGGAATGGAGGAGGGGATCCTCCTCGAATGGCTCAAGAAGGAGGGCGACAGCGTCAAATCCGGCGAAGCAATCGCCACGATTCAGACCGACAAGGCGACCCTTGAGATGGAGGCCGACGGCAGTGGCGTGTTGGCGGGCATCCTGATCAAGGCGGGTGAAACGGTCCCAGTGGGAGAGCCTTTGGCGCTTCTCCTGAAGGAGGGTGAATCCGTCCCCGCCGGTTGGGGAACCGCCGAAGCGCTTCCGGTGGCTGCTCCATCCGAACCGGCTTCGGTCGCCGCGGTCGCGGCAGTGACTGCCGGACCGACGATTCCCACTCCGCCAGTGGAGATTCCCGAGCCTAGGGCCGTCTCTTCGGATCGGGTGAAGGCCAGCCCCCTTGCCAGAAAGATCGCGGAAGAGCTCGGCGTCGACTTGTCCCAGATTTCAGGCTCGGGACCCGGCGGACGTGTGGTCGAGAAGGACGTCAGGGGTGCGACCCGTCTTTCGGTTCAGCCCTCTTTGGCACCAACGCCCGCTCAGGCGCCGACTCCGATTGCGGCCGCTGCCGAGGACCGGTTTGTCTCGCTCAACAAGATTCGACAGATCACGGCGCAGCGCACGACGCAGTCCAAGCAGACGGTGCCCCACTTCTACGTGACCGTCGAAGTGGACTGCGAGCGCATGCAGTCGCTAAGGGAGCAGTTTGAGTCGGACGGCGCCGGAAAGGTGAGCATCAACGACTTCGTGATCAAGGCGTGTGCTCAGGCGCTGGTCGAAATGCCTCAGGTGAATGCCACGTTCCAGGGAGACAAGATCCTTCAGTTCGGGGCAGTAAATATCGGCATGGCCGTGGCCCTGGAAGACGGGCTAACGGTGCCGGTGTTGCATGGCGCGCAAAACCTCTCGATCCGACAGATTTCGGCCAAGTCAAAGGAGCTTGCGGCGAAGGCCCGCGAGAACCGGCTCTCGATGGACGAGATTTCCGGGAGCACCTTCAGCATCTCAAACATGGGGATGTTGGGCGTAGACAATTTCGCGGCGATCATCAACGTGCCGAATGCGGCGATCGTGGCGGTCAGCTCGGCAAAGAAGTTGGTCGTGCCGGTGGAGGCAGAGGGTTCTGACGAGGTGACCCTCGAAGTCCGGCTAAGGATGAACGTGACCGGCAGCTTCGACCACAGGGTGGTGGATGGCGCGATCGGCGCGAAGTTCATGAACGTCGTGCGGGACTACCTGCAAAATCCGACGCGGCTCTTGGGGTAG
- the thpR gene encoding RNA 2',3'-cyclic phosphodiesterase produces the protein MRLFFAIDVPEEADEALFEAQRGLRELLACAKVSWAPQEKWHATIAFLGEVPETDLPQIIDAGRRAASRAEEFEVSLSGLGVFGTSARYGAAVWAGLKASGPAFELLAKDLRHSLREHCREREGAAFVPHVTLARVRQASPQQLKTLRTFVRSYTIRPSVPWQCARIILYESTPHTPNAPYRRILDFSL, from the coding sequence ATGCGCCTGTTCTTCGCGATCGACGTCCCCGAAGAGGCCGACGAAGCGCTTTTCGAGGCGCAGCGCGGGCTCCGAGAGTTGCTCGCATGCGCAAAGGTCTCTTGGGCGCCTCAAGAGAAGTGGCACGCAACAATAGCCTTCCTTGGAGAGGTGCCCGAGACCGACCTGCCACAGATCATCGACGCTGGGCGCCGGGCAGCGAGCAGGGCTGAGGAGTTTGAAGTTTCGCTATCCGGCCTTGGCGTGTTTGGCACAAGCGCAAGATACGGCGCTGCGGTTTGGGCAGGTCTGAAGGCGAGTGGCCCGGCGTTTGAGCTGCTTGCCAAAGACCTGCGCCATTCGCTTCGTGAACATTGTCGGGAGCGCGAAGGCGCGGCTTTCGTGCCACACGTGACCTTGGCCAGGGTACGACAGGCCTCCCCTCAACAGCTCAAAACGCTCAGGACCTTCGTCAGGTCCTACACAATTCGGCCATCCGTTCCCTGGCAGTGCGCGCGCATCATCCTCTACGAGAGCACACCCCATACTCCAAATGCCCCGTACAGACGCATTCTGGACTTTTCTTTATAG
- the nrfD gene encoding polysulfide reductase NrfD: MAFLGGSRTYYLWLALLCVCILQAVFAYAHQFQYGLITTNMRDSVSWGFYIGNFTFLVGVAAAAVLLVIPAYVYNWKPIKEVVIFGELLAVASIIMCLLFVSVDMGRPDRFWHLIPFIGHMHLPQSIMAWDATVLNAYLLINFCVATYLVYCAYHGKKYNPKIVVPLVILSIPMAIGIHTVTAFLYNGMASRPYWNSAILAPRFIASAFCSGPALLLILFQILRKISSFEIKDEAIHKVAEYMAYAMALNLFLFGAEVFKEYYSNTHHLVHYQYLFTGLHGESSPIAPYAWMSLLFAISSFVLFIVPKTRMNPITMNVGCVLIYLSVYIEKGIALIIPGYTPDPLGQIYHYVPSASEVRVAIGVFGIGFLIFTLMVKVAVEILFSKKGQPAHD, translated from the coding sequence ATGGCATTTTTGGGTGGAAGCAGAACCTATTACCTCTGGCTTGCTCTGCTATGCGTCTGCATCTTGCAGGCGGTTTTCGCCTATGCCCATCAATTCCAGTACGGACTCATCACCACCAATATGCGCGACTCCGTCTCGTGGGGTTTCTATATTGGTAACTTTACGTTCTTGGTCGGCGTTGCTGCTGCTGCGGTCTTGCTGGTTATTCCCGCCTATGTCTACAACTGGAAACCAATCAAAGAGGTTGTCATTTTCGGCGAGCTGCTAGCCGTCGCCTCGATCATTATGTGCCTACTCTTCGTTAGCGTTGACATGGGTCGGCCAGACCGCTTCTGGCATCTCATACCATTCATTGGGCACATGCACTTGCCGCAGTCGATCATGGCTTGGGATGCCACGGTTCTGAACGCTTACCTATTGATCAATTTCTGCGTAGCCACATATTTGGTCTATTGCGCCTATCATGGCAAGAAATACAACCCAAAGATCGTGGTTCCCCTTGTCATCTTGTCGATCCCGATGGCCATTGGCATTCATACGGTGACCGCGTTCCTTTACAACGGCATGGCGAGCCGCCCCTACTGGAACAGCGCCATTCTGGCTCCGAGGTTCATTGCTTCCGCATTTTGCTCTGGCCCGGCCCTTCTCCTGATTCTTTTCCAGATATTGAGAAAAATATCGTCTTTTGAAATCAAGGACGAGGCGATCCATAAGGTAGCCGAGTATATGGCATACGCCATGGCTTTGAACCTTTTCCTCTTTGGTGCTGAAGTGTTCAAGGAGTACTACTCGAACACGCATCACTTGGTACACTACCAGTACCTTTTCACCGGACTCCATGGAGAAAGCTCCCCGATCGCTCCGTATGCTTGGATGTCTCTACTCTTTGCGATCTCGTCCTTTGTTCTCTTCATTGTGCCCAAGACTCGCATGAACCCGATCACGATGAACGTAGGGTGTGTGCTCATCTACTTGTCGGTCTATATCGAGAAGGGCATCGCTTTGATCATCCCTGGCTACACGCCCGATCCATTGGGGCAGATTTACCACTACGTGCCCAGCGCCTCGGAAGTGCGTGTTGCGATCGGCGTGTTCGGCATCGGGTTCCTGATCTTCACCCTCATGGTCAAAGTCGCTGTGGAAATCCTCTTTAGCAAGAAAGGCCAACCTGCCCACGACTGA
- the xth gene encoding exodeoxyribonuclease III encodes MKVATFNVNGIRARLDIVLDWLGENEPDVLAIQESKCEDGSFPMEAFEDAGWQVAIHGQKGFNGVALISRQPILNVSTGFGDPLWPEDCRIIQGQVGPLTILNTYVPNGTQVGSEKFDYKLRWMERFRSLVASRFSAGSPVVWLGDINVAPTSDDLFDPEKHRGKVGFSQVEIDALKANTDWGWNDLFRKFESGPGHHTFWEFVIPKAFERNLGWRIDHIYAPADLAARCVSCRIDKHPRGLERPSDHTPVVAEFEV; translated from the coding sequence GTGAAAGTCGCCACCTTCAACGTCAACGGCATTCGTGCTCGGCTCGATATCGTGCTCGACTGGCTGGGTGAAAACGAACCGGATGTTCTGGCAATCCAGGAGTCCAAGTGTGAGGACGGCAGCTTTCCGATGGAGGCGTTCGAAGATGCCGGTTGGCAGGTCGCGATTCATGGCCAGAAAGGCTTCAATGGGGTCGCTCTCATTAGCCGACAGCCGATCCTAAACGTCTCGACTGGGTTCGGCGACCCTCTGTGGCCGGAGGACTGCCGGATCATCCAAGGGCAGGTGGGTCCGCTGACGATCCTCAACACCTATGTGCCCAACGGGACCCAGGTGGGCTCCGAGAAGTTCGACTACAAGCTGCGCTGGATGGAGCGGTTCAGATCTCTGGTGGCCTCGCGCTTCAGCGCAGGATCGCCCGTAGTATGGCTCGGCGACATCAATGTCGCGCCGACCTCAGACGACCTCTTCGATCCCGAGAAGCACCGGGGCAAGGTGGGCTTTAGCCAGGTCGAGATCGACGCCCTGAAGGCCAACACCGATTGGGGATGGAACGACCTCTTTCGCAAGTTCGAATCGGGACCGGGACACCACACCTTTTGGGAGTTCGTGATCCCGAAGGCGTTTGAAAGGAACCTGGGATGGCGGATCGACCACATCTATGCGCCTGCCGACCTAGCAGCGAGGTGTGTATCGTGCCGCATCGATAAGCATCCGCGCGGCCTGGAACGGCCCTCAGACCACACGCCGGTTGTGGCAGAGTTTGAAGTGTAG
- a CDS encoding slipin family protein — protein sequence MDFDQFRKVMQSLNEQAQRAAAGNQPSSSGVPPPQFDLTGSSQSYNSYRRTAGSSAGNTMIVNYLSFLVFVVLMGIGFVFFGASQIFTQDTPPIGGMVAWFIGSWVIASAIKLAAQWERVLVFRLGRYVRTTGPGVYMVIPLFEQVRAIDTRVVTVDIPRQEAITKDNVPVMIDAVVFLRVVRPDQAVINVQDYMFAIVQYGRSALRDVIGGRTLDEVLTDREGIGKQIGEMLSAETEHWGMEVDGIRMQDIVLPEDLKKVMSRQAGAEREKRANITKSEGDRIAAENLAQAPGRCSLERFRPSTVWAQRLRTPWFWRYP from the coding sequence ATGGACTTCGACCAGTTCCGCAAGGTGATGCAGTCTCTCAATGAGCAGGCACAGCGCGCCGCTGCGGGCAACCAGCCTTCCTCCAGTGGCGTTCCGCCACCCCAGTTTGACCTCACGGGTTCATCGCAAAGCTACAACAGCTACCGACGCACAGCCGGCTCCTCGGCAGGCAACACCATGATCGTCAACTATCTTTCGTTTCTGGTCTTTGTGGTCCTCATGGGGATCGGGTTCGTGTTTTTCGGCGCGAGCCAGATCTTCACGCAAGACACTCCCCCCATTGGTGGAATGGTGGCTTGGTTCATCGGTAGCTGGGTGATCGCCAGCGCGATCAAGCTCGCCGCACAATGGGAGCGCGTGCTGGTGTTTCGTTTGGGGCGATATGTTCGCACTACCGGCCCCGGCGTCTATATGGTCATCCCCCTGTTCGAGCAGGTGCGCGCCATCGACACCCGCGTCGTGACCGTGGACATCCCTCGGCAAGAGGCCATCACCAAGGACAATGTGCCCGTGATGATCGACGCTGTCGTGTTTCTGCGCGTGGTACGGCCTGACCAAGCCGTAATCAACGTGCAGGACTACATGTTCGCGATCGTCCAGTACGGACGGTCGGCTCTGCGGGATGTGATTGGCGGGCGCACGCTGGATGAGGTGTTAACCGATCGCGAGGGCATCGGCAAGCAGATTGGGGAGATGCTGAGCGCCGAAACCGAGCATTGGGGCATGGAGGTGGACGGCATCCGCATGCAGGATATCGTGCTGCCGGAAGACCTGAAGAAGGTCATGAGCCGCCAAGCGGGGGCCGAGCGCGAAAAGCGCGCGAATATCACCAAATCGGAAGGCGACCGCATCGCAGCAGAGAACCTCGCCCAAGCCCCGGGGCGATGCAGCTTAGAACGCTTCAGACCATCGACGGTTTGGGCCCAACGGCTTCGAACACCGTGGTTCTGGCGGTACCCGTAG